Below is a window of Lepisosteus oculatus isolate fLepOcu1 chromosome 8, fLepOcu1.hap2, whole genome shotgun sequence DNA.
TCACATTCTTTATCTAAAATCTTAAGAGACCCTTCTCcttcacctaaagctgtaacaatttCTTCAAGTGTCCTTTATGGGCCCAACACTACCACCTGCTATACTTCTGAATACCAGAAGAGGGAGGTATTTTCAACCATATCGTTTCTTGGTCAATGCgaatacaaatattttgtgcCACAATATATATAAACTGCCTCTTGCCTGTTTATATATAGTAGAAAATGTACTGCATGTGACTGATCTGATCCTTAAAAGTGGTTTAAAATCACGTTCACAGTTGATTGTTTTTCCTTTGCAAACTTTTGCTGGCTGGGATGTTTGGATTTATTGCATCATCCATCATTCACAagctttgtacagtacagtatgtaactaaaAGTCCAAACAGATTTGGACTAGATATCTAGCATTTTGCTTAGTTAACAGCGTCACATTTATCCCGAAAACCGCTGTTCCTCTAATCTGTTAGAATCTGGTAAACAAAAGTAAATGCCTATACagctgtcacgattatagtcccccctccataagggtgctccagccctttcactttagacttcattctgtgcacctgatcccttttacccagcccaccttaaaagccaggcgctgacgctcatcctggctctgcatctggtttctgcaccgtgcgagtccgagcaacgttaaggttttaatctctgttctcGTTCCCTGTCCGCTGGTTctgacccggttcatggttttttattccttgttttgatggatctcctggctttggacttactcttgtgtttttggataccctctaaggattactcttttggattgtttgcctcggccacacctcccccgtgcaccagcgcactttggacacgcccccctgttttcagcccctattcctgcatgacgttttcccagtgtttccccacttcttcggattgtgtcgtccgcatagggtccggaaagaactgttcgttacaacaGTAACAGCGCTTGATACTTACCAGAAATTATCTCTCctattttatgaaaaatatgatttgtacaaagaaattaaatttctcAAAACAACACGATTTCCTTAAGCAGAAGGGGTGTAGACTTCCAGATAAGGCAAACCActcctatttatttattttggacaGATGTCATGCTAGAATTTTATGACATACAcagttgtaaattaaaaaaatacagccaAACTCTTTACTGACTTTTCCATGTACAGCTTCGACACTTCGTCTTCATGTGCTTTccgtatttgtattttaaatgttcttttattgATTTGTAAGTCAAATTTAGCAGGCTAAAGGAATGTTTTTTATCAATACAAAGTTCAAAGTCAGTGAACGATGTTGCTGCTTTTCAGCCACCTAAGAACGGGGGTCTCGGCAGGAAAGTAGGCTGTTTTCTGTTGTAATGGAAAGTttctgagaaaaagtgttttttcctaaaaatcttgtttactgacagagctgtgctgcagaagcagctggatacttagaacaaagtgtgacaGCACCCAACTCGTCAAGGGCACGGGATGTTTTAATAAAGTTTATctctgctgcttgaagaagggagtatgagaaactatttgaataactgctcttctttgcttaaagcaaaaacctataagaaatggaaaattactgctttgcctgtccttgaactgttgcatcagcttaaaaaagatataaaacaagggctCTCCTTGCTTGCTTTTGAACGAGCTTAAACTTCTCTGCACAAACGGTCGATGCCTTTTTccatattgcaatatgaataaagaccttaccaAGTAATCGAGAATACTTTCTGTGGCTCCTTTATTCTAACCGCAAATGTTTCCACGACACTGTTTCCAGTGGACCTGGAAGCGTTTTTTGCACGTCGGTACAAGAGTGACCATGAGTCCGGTCAGAGTTAAGGTGGAGCCCGACTCGAAGTGCCTGTTTGACAGACCCGTGACGGTGAAAGTGGAGGGGTTGTCTCCTCACCAGCCTGTCGCTCTCCGGGCGACTCTGACGGGCGACAAGGGCGACGTGTTTGCCTCGGTCGCCCGCTACCAGGCGGACGAGAGGGGTCTGATAGACCTGTCCCAGTCCGCGTCTCTCGGGGGTGATTACACCGGGGTGCAGCCTATGGGCTTCCTCTGGGCCCTGAAGCCCCTCAAGCCCCTGAGGAGACTAATGAAAAGAGACATGGCCACCCCGTTCACAGTGCACATCGCCGTCCACGGACAGGCTGCAGGGAGTGTGGAGAGCACCGCCCCTCCGCTGGCCTCCTGCCTTCATGAGCGgagcccccctgttttcatccctgtATTCTTGCATgacagtgtttcctcactattttggattgtgtcgtccgcatagggtccggaaagaagtGTTCCATTACACTTTGACTGTGATGAGCAGTGCAACCCCCAGTACACAGACGCTGAACCACTGATCCCAGAagtgccaaagaaagattcacacTCCGCCTATTACCGCACTAAATCCCGATGCATGGTGAAGCCCAGAACCATACTGGACCTATAAATGTAAAGGGTGTAGGCAGATCGCTGCCCTAATTATAATAACAAAAAATTGTAATTGCAACTGTACTGAAATTTGTTATGAAAAGTTTTGGTGGTTGTTGTTGAAAGGTTTTAAGTCATTACATAGGAGTTAAAATATACTGATGTCAGCAAGTAGCTGAGTGATAGCCGTGTTAAATTATTGTTAAGAGTTGTTTCATTTTGTAGCGGTATGATCCTGATGTTAAGTGAAGAGTGCAGTAAGCATTGCTTAACCAAATTTTTGCAAAGCAGAATAGGAGGTAGTTATTCTTGTGTTAGTCATTAACTCAAGTTAAAAGAAAGGGGATGTAATATTTGTGTGCGTCAGCAGTGAAACTGCATGTTGATTGGTGGAGGGCTAAGCAGGAATAACAGTTGCTCAGGGTAACAGGCCATAGTGAATGTAGGAGCTAACTGGGTTCGGAGTTACAGGTTAAATAATAAAGAGTTTGTTCAAGTGTCACATCGTCATCCTGGGTTGTTAATTTCTACACTATACGTGTACATGAAATAAGACACGTAGTATCTTCTGTTAGTTTTttacccttttatttttttcgtgTCCTTTAAACGACTTTTACCTGTGTATGTTTTTCGCACTTTGAGGCCACAGTAGTCTCCGCCTGGGGGTTCGCAAAACAACATGGAAAAACAGTTCAAAGTCCAAAAGCGAAGATGCTGCTTTTCAGCCACCTAAGAACGGGGGTCTCGGCAGGAAAGTCGGCTGTTTTCTGTTTCCATTGGACCTGGAAGCGTTTTTTGCACGTCGGTACAAGAGTGACCATGAGTCCGGTCAGAGTTCAGGTGGAGCCCGACTCGAAGTGCCTGTTTGACAGACCCGTGACGGTGAAAGTGGAGGGGTTGTCTCCTCACCAGCCTGTCGCTCTCCGGGCGACTCTGACGGGCGACAAGGGCGACGTGTTTGCCTCGGTCGCCCGCTACCAGGCGGACGAGAGGGGTCTGATAGACCTGTCCCAGTCCGCGTCTCTCGGGGGTGATTACACCGGGGTGCAGCCCATGGGCTTCCTCTGGGCCCTGAAGCCCCTCAAGCCCCTGAGGAGACTAATGAAAAGAGACATGGCCACCCCGTTCACAGTGCACATCACCGTCCACGGACAGGCTGCAGGGAGTGTGGAGAGCACCACCCCTCCGCTGGCCTCCTGCCTTCATGAGCGGAGCTTCCTCGGGGAAGGAGTGAAGAGGATACCGGTGAGAGAAGGACGGATCCGGGGGACGGTCTTTCTGCCCCGCGGTGAGTGTTTAGAGTTAAAACACAAAGTGGAAATTAGTGAAAATAACCTGGAAATGGTAAAGAGTTTGTAAAGGCATCTGCAATAGAGGGTCTGAGCAGTATATAAATTCCTGTATTCAAATTGTTCTAGGACGGCATGAAAAGGAAAACCAACTGACTGAAATACTTACTGCTCGTAGTAACAAATCCTTAGGCTCAGGATACTGAaaaatttgttttgttaaattcATCAGATAAGCCAGATTAAAACATATCCTATTGTTTAATTAGGCTATGATGTCTCATCCAAATCCCGACACACTTAAAGTTTTATAGACTCTGTATAATCTAAAGATTTACCTCCATCATTTTAGAACGCCTAAGActtgtttattaaatgtttaaatattttaaggaaCAAACAAGAGTCATTACTAAGATTAGTTTATTATACTTTGGATGAAAACgtctatataatatataaatgcaAGTAGTATGATTTATTAGAATTagtactattatttttttttattgaaatgttaCAATAGTTACATGTGTTAACTTTGCACATCTGGGTGGCTATTTGTATACTGTAACAGTGTCAGAGCTGATGGACAGGTTTTCCTCAGGAGACGGTCCGTTTCCAGGGGTGATTGATCTGGGAGGAACAGCTGGAGGACTTCTAGAGCATCGAGGATGCCTCCTGGCCAATCACGGGTTTGTCACAATGGTACTGGCTTACTTCGGGTTTGAGGACCTCCCACAGAACATGGATGAATTCCATCTGGAATACTTTGAGGAGGCTCTCCACTTCTTTCAGGCACTTCCACAGGTATATCTGCATGCAGATGTGTAGACCAGCCAAAGTTCACTTATTGGAGGGGTTTTCATTTGGTTCAGAATACTTCAGTGCCCCGTGACATGACacctttttatctttttaattcCTCCAGGTGAGGGAGAACAGTATTGGTGTACTGGGCCTCTCTAAAGGAGCTGACCTGGCCCTGTCCATGGCTAGTTTCCTGAGTGGTATATCTGCTGTGGTCAATGTGTCTGGGTGTTATGCTAATTTCCAGTGCCAACTGCATTACAAAGGCACAACCCTGCCAGCACTAAAGTGTTACCCAGAGAAGATCAAGGTGGATCAGGCATCTGGCTTACTTAACTTCTCTGAGGCCTACGACGACCCTCGTGATCCAGGATGCCAGGCAGTAGTGCCCATAGAGAGGGCCAGTGCCCGGTTCCTTTTTGTGGCAGGTGAAGATGACAAGGTCTGGAATGCCAGTCTGTATGCCAGTGAAGCTGCAAAGCGTCTGATCTCACATGGCAAAGAGAGGCCAGAGGTCCTGATTTTCCCTGGAACAGGACACATCATAGAGCCACCATACTTCCCTCACTGTCACTCCTCCTTCCACAAGGTGATAAATGCCCCTGTACTGTGGGGAGGCCAGGCTGAGTCCCATGCCTTTGCCCAGGAGGAGGCCTGGAGAAGGATCAGGCAGTTCTTCCTGGATAATCTAGGAGCAGCAGGATGTAGACAGAGCAAGCTTTAGGTGCAGCTATTTTGAAGAGTACAGATGTTCTCACTGTTATTATGTGTGGTGTGAATTGTTTTTCCTGTATCATGTTACGTAGCTTACACCAAATTGATCCATACGTTTTAAGTAATTAGTGACTATTAAATTGGTTCATGATGTCCTGCTGTTTGGTGTTTGGATGTATCAATATATCAGCAATGTGATATGATCTTGaaatattaaacataaaaaCTTCAATTCAGATGTACTTGAACTTTGTGGCTTTTGTAAACATGTAAGAcaaataaaattcaattttaacTAAACTGTTGAATAGATTACtctatttttatacattgaaTGTATTAAAACCTGAAATAATGAAATACGCCACATCACTGTTTGTTGAGGAGTCTTTAAAAAGTAATGATGTTCTTTTCTGGTCCTTGTGGGCAGGAGTTCGACAGGCAGGTTTTAGTGTCATTTTTAATGGGTAAACACTTGGAAACAGTGGAATTATAGAACAATTAAGTACAATCAATTCAAATGCAGTGATTCAGGGCCCAGGGAAAACCAGGAGATACTGAGGCCATGCAGGACCAGGAGTGAACATGACAATGCATCGGGAGGATGTGAACCTACATGAATGGAGCAACAAAAACTTGTCCAGGAATATTTTGGACCTCCTGATTCACCTACACCTATTCTTTCTGTAATACCACATGCAGTACACGAGTTTGCTACAGTGATCATACGTTTTTAATATTTGGTTCAGTGGTAGTATGATCTACATGAAGTGCCACAATTCTAACTTTTTAAATAGTTTCTTCTATAATCCCACATCACACTCAAGAAATATCCACACCACACCAGTGGGTCAGGTCTCACAATTAGGAAAGCCTGTTCACATACACGGGCATCGAAATATTATAACATGACAGCCTAGAGTCCGGTCTCAGTACTGCACCTTGAGTGGACCCAGTTCCTCACACTCTACATGATGCCCATGGGTCATTACAGCAGATGTCCCCCACCATTATAAACTGCTGTTACTGTACCTGCTTAACAGCCGGATTAGACCTGTTGCATTTGGCACCACATTGATTAAATGTTAAACGCTAAAGAATAACACCCTGTAATTttcaataaatactgtatggtaAGGAATTGCCTATGATATAACCTTCAAGTATGGAAAAATGCAAAGAAGCCAGGAATTCATTTAGAAAATAGAACTACTTTTTGGATTTACTTAAAACGTTATACTTACCTTTTTATTGTGGAATGTttgaaaattagatttttttccagttgcaaattgtttttgttttcaaacccCAGACTcttgtctctcccctctctcctcttcttcttcttgtttcattttgtgatcttatgttgtgtgtttctgtactgctcatTAACACTCATTAACCTACACCTTACATAGGTACGGTATACCAAGGTAAGCTTTACAGTGGTTTCTGATCAAGGGACCCCCCAGATCTCAACAAaaatcctctctgctttgaagctagaagtgttCACTCTGCCAAGTGTCACAGTCTTTATCTAAAATCTTAAGAGACCCTTCTCcttcacctaaagctgtaagtGTCCTTTATGGGCCCAACACTACCACCTGCTATACTTCTGAATACCAGAAGAGGGAGGTATTTTCAAATATATCGTTTCGTGTTCATTGCgaatacaaatattttgtgcCACAATACTGCCTCTTGCCTGTTTATATATAGTAGAAAATGTACTGCATGTGACTGATCTGATCCTTAAAAGTGGTTTAAAATCACGTTCACAGTTGATTGTTTTTCCTTTGCAAACTTTTGCTGGCTGGGATGTTTGGATTTATTGCATCATCCATCATTCACaagctttgtacagtatgtaactaaaAGTCCAAACAGATTTGGACTAGATATCTAGCATTTTGCTTAGTTAACAGCGTCACATTTATCCCGAAAAACGCCGTTCCGCTAATCTGTTAGAATCtggtaaataaaagtaaatgccTATACAACAACAGCGCTTGATActtaacagaaatgatttctcctattttatgaaaaatatgatttgtacaaataaattaaatttctcAAAACAACACGATTTCCTTAAGCAGAAGGGGTGTAGACTTCCAGATAAGACAAACCGCTGCTATTTATTTCTTTTGGACAGATGCCATGCTAGACGTTTATGACGTACAcagttgtaaattaaaaaaaatacaatacagccAAACTCTTTACTGACTTTTCccgaaaaataaacttttccatGTACCGTTTCGACACTTCGTCTTTGTGTGCTTTccgtatttgtattttaaattttccATTATTGATTTGTTAGTCAAATTTAGCAGGCTAAAGGAATGTTTTTTATCAGTACAAAGTTCAAAGTCAGTGAACGATGTTGCTGCTTTTCAGCCACCTAAGAACGGGGGTCTCGGCAGGAAAGTCGGCTGTTTTCTGTTTCCATTGGACCTGGAAGCGTTTTTTGCACGTCGGTACAAGAGTGACCATGAGTCCGGTCAGAGTTCAGGTGGAGCCCGACTCGAAGTGCCTGTTTGACAGACCCGTGACGGTGAAAGTGGAGGGGTTGTCTCCTCCAGCCTGTCGCTCTCCGGGCGACTCTGACGGGCGACAAGGGCGACGTGTTTGCCTCGGTCGCCCGCTACCAGGCGGACGAGAGGGGTCTGATAGACCTGTCCCAGTCCGCGTCTCTCGGGGGTGATTACACCGGGGTGCAGCCCATGGGCTTCCTCTGGGCCCTGAAGCCCCTCAAGCCCCTGAGGAGACTAATGAAAAGAGACATGGCCACCCCGTTCACAGTGCACATCGCCGTCCACGGTCAGGCTGCAGGGAGTGTGGAGAGCGCCGCCCCTCCGCTGGCCTCCTGCCTTCATGAGCGGAGCTTCCTCGGGGGAGGAGTGAAGAGGATACCGGTGAGAGAAGGACGGATCCGGGGGACGGTCTTTCTGCCCCCTGGTGAGTGTTTCTTAAGGgataaaacaaagtgaaaataaaaaattaaaatgacttgAATGGCGTTAAAGTTTTGTAAAAGATAATAGTGTAACGACTACGCCCCCTGTGAATTAACTAGGGTGACCAGACGTCCTCTTTTTGAGACCTAAAATATCGGTCCGACTGCGATTTATAAAATTCCACAAATTGTCcgggattttgttttgctcgTTACTCAGACTGTGTAAACAAACACAGGCTTGCATATTTTCGTTCCTTCCATGCATTACCGGTAGATGTTTTGAATTTACATGCAGCGTAGCTtgaaaagggtttgtgtgtgtgtgttgctgttTTTATGGCCATGAGAAATAACGATGCTTAACTCGTTTCATTATATCTCAAAATGTTTCGttaaaattgatcatttttgcAACCAATGAGGACTTCTCCTAAGTTATGATGTCTtcatttttggaaaataaaaattatttaagtttaaaataaggctatatttctgttttttccttgtttgccaTTATGGAAGAGAAATGGCAATCCTGCAACTGTTTAAAAGTTTACtaagaagtttaaaaataactagagagtttaaattgaattttttttattagaaaaataataaacattcatTACTTTGGGGTATTGTGTCGAGTGTCGATTTTCCCCCGTCCTCTTTTTTGAAAACCAGAATATGGTCACCCTGCTTTAGCTCAGCCGACAAGGTCCTTGTTGTGTGACGCGGGTTCGAGCACCGGCGGTGCAGGACCGACTTGAGGTatgagcggcgagggcacataCGCAGAGAACCCGTATCCGTTGAAATAGGGAGGTCTAGGACAGTGCATGTAAAATGCTGGTTTAAACTGCTCTTAGACTGCATAAAAAAGTGTGACCCACTGACAGAATGACAGAAATACAACTCATTTGTAGGAACAGACCTCAAGCTCcggctgcagaaaaaaaaaaactagttttGCTCTATTCATCAggtttaacaaattaaaatgttttctaagtTTAAAGTTAGGTCATTTTTCAACCACTTCAACTGGGCTTGTTTCCTgagtggtactgtatatctgcagtGGCCAGTGTATTCCCACATCATTATAAATCCTACATACATAAGAAATCTGATTATAcctatactgttttttttctcacattttctaatATCTAACAAATAAGCAAGTGTTATTACTTAGTTTAATTTAGTGtatgtgtactgtaggtgattTAAGATACTTGAGATGAAATTATCTACAAGATAATATTATAATGTATGGTAATATTATTCTTAtattctttttgtaaaaaatataacaGCAGTGGTACTGCTATAGCAGTAATAACCCTATATTTCAGTGGCTGTTTGAATACTGTAACAGTGTCAGAGCTGATGGACAGGTTTTCCTCAGGAGACGGTCCGTTTCCAGGGGTGATTGATCTGGGAGGAACAGCTGGAGGACTTCTAGAGCATCGAGGATGCCTCCTGGCCAATCACGGGTTTGCCACAGTGGTACTGGCTTACTTCGGGTTTGAGGACCTCCCACAGTACATGGTTGAATTCCATCTGGAATACTTTGAGGAGGCTCTCCGTTACCTTCAGGCACTTCCACAGGTACTTGTATATCTGCATGCAGATGTGCACACAAGTCATGGTAAtgtattttgcatttatttttcaacCACTTCCACCAGTCTTGACTTGACATTTTGTCTGGTTAATTCCTCCAGGTGAGAGCGAACAGTATTGGTGTACTGGGCAACTCTAAAGGAGCTGACCTGGCCCTGTCCATGGCTAGTTTCCTGAGTGGTATATCTgcagtggtcagtgtgtctgggtgtAACGCCAATTTCATGTCCCAACTGCATTACAAAGGCACAACCCTGCCAGCACTGATGTTTTCCTCTGAGAAGATCAAGGTGGATCAGGCATCTGGGATATGGAACTTGTTTGAGGGCTATGAGGACCCTCATGATCCAGGATGCCAGGCAGTAGTGCCCATAGAGAGGGCAACTGCTCGATTTCTTTTTATTGTGGGTGAGAATGATCAGCTCTGGAATGCCAGTCTGTATGCCAGTGAAGCTGCAAAGCGTCTGATCTCACATGGCAAAGAGAGGCCAGAGATCCTGAGTTTCCCTGGAACAGGACACCTCATAGAGCCACCATACTTCCCTCACTGTCACTCCTCCTTCCACAAGGTGGTAAACGCCCCTGTACTGTGGGGCGGCCAGGCTGAGTCCCATGCCTTTGCCCAGGAGGAGGCCTGGAGAAGGATCAGACAGTTCTTCCTGGATAATCTAGGAGCAGCAGGAGGTAAACAGAGCAAGCTTTAAGTTTAGCCATGTTAGAGAGTATAGCTGATCTAATATCAGTAATATCGGCAGCTATGCTACAAAATAGGGCAGTAAATTCACTGTGTTTATGTATAAGCTATGGTAAAAATATTATGCATGTCTTTTATTCTGTATATATAATGGATCTTTTCATGTATGCCCCCTCATACGTGTGCATTTGTAACATAAAAATGATCTTGTTATGATCAgaatgaaacatgaaaaaaatagtatttaaatTAGGTTCTCTTCATATTATCTTTACTCTGCGGAGTGTTGCTGGCTCAGGAGTTGGACACCTAAAACATAAATGCAGTCTTTCCGGTATACATTTGTTCactggctggttccctgttgagtgacgccagaGGCCCAGTGGTGGGGGACTGACCTGAGGTGGCAGcggcgagggcgcatacccacgtgaacctgcAAGTGATACAATACACAAGGACATGAAACTAGTATAACATGATGGCCTACAGTCCCATACTGTACCTTGAGTGGACCCCATTCCTCACACTCTACATGATGCCCATGGATCATTACAGCAGAGTGTCCCCCACCATTATAAACAGCTGTTACCTGTTACCTTAACAGTCTGAATGGACTTTTTGTGTTTAATACTACATGTACTGGAAGTTGgcaaattaaaagcaaatattttatttcacacaCATATGTGAGAGAATAGCTGCTCAAATCCCCTGATGTCCTGAGGAGATGTTCTAGTGCAGAGACAGCCAGCCTGAGCACTTCTCTTCCGTGACACTGCAGGTTTTTAAACCTTCCTATAAATTACTGCATTAATCCTTAATTGTCTAATTGGTGCAGCCTAGCAAAGACTTACAAAGGAATGGTAGTATCATTGCTGTGCTAAATCGGTTATACTTTGTTCACAACAGTGTTACAGCCACTCTTATAAATGCAGTGAGTTTATTTTCAGGCGTCTTTTGAATCATCTGTAATACTTTACCACTgtggcagcactggggccctgggttcaattttgggCTTCTGTGCTACAGAAAACCAGAAGAGGGCAGTATTTTCTGCCATGTTTGTAAATTATTCATCGTGTTTATGTATACATAAACACGATGGTAAAATATTATTCTTCTTGTTTATaaaagttataataataattgcttacacttatatagggcttttctggacatgcCACTCAaagcttcacaggtaatggggactcccctccaccaccacctggatgatgcgacagcagccatagcacgccagaatgctcaccacacatcagcgatcagtggggaggagagcagagtaatgaagccaattcatagagggggattattaggaggccatgattggtaagggccaatgggaaatttggccaggacaccggggttacatccctactcttttcgagaagcaccctgggatttttaatgaccacagagagtcaggacctcggttttacgtctcatccgaaggacagcgcttgtttacagtatagtgtccccgtcactatactggggcattaggacccacatggaccgcagggtgagcgccccctactggccccactaacacctctttcagcagcaaccttagtttttcccaggaggtctcctatccaggtactgaccaggctcacacctgctgagcttcagtgggctgccagttgtgagttgcagggtgatatggctgctgggagTATATAatcatatattatataattatacagtaGTGTATAATCGTTTTTTATGGTTGTCCCCTTAAACTTGTGCATTTGTAACTAAAATGATCTTCAAATGATTATTATGAAccattaaaaatatgaaatgacGTTTTCGCTTTGTTATccttcagtcacaaaataatgcTAGCTCAGGAGTCGAACACCTAAAACACGAATTTAATCTTTCTAGTACACCCACTGTTCACAACATGTATTTGcgataaaaaaacaagaaaaagtccATATTAAAGTGTCGTTTTTCTGTGCGGTCTGTCTAATcctggaatatacagtagtgaaaaacatttgttaatAGTGTAGCGTTTTCGAGTTCGCGCAGAATAAAGGACAAGTGGAGACGAGACGAGAGAGACAAGCTTTATTCTCCCATTCAACCCAGAACCCCACACAGCTTTTAAACACACATAGGGAACCGACGGAACACTACACAGCTTAGGGTTGTAATTCGTTAACAGAAGTCTATACACTTACAAAGCTACACAGGACACTTAAACTACTATAACACTATCTACATAagcagggtcagctgctggtcatcgtgctaACCCTCAGACCCCCCCAGCTACAACTACCAGCCTGCTTCGCGGTACCCTGAGTGCCTAGGTGCGCTTCCTCCAAACCACCGGGCGAGGGCGCTACACTAGTAAAGTACAAATAAATGCAATAGGAGTTCGACTTcgcctttaaaacaactgttcTGCGTATTTACAacctaaaaaaaagtttaaagtaAATAAGCGACGATGTTGCTTATATCTTATACCTTGCCAAAATagagaaaacaatatttacTCACCATTTTTCTGCTTGAATCCGTGAAAACATCCACTTCCTAGAGGGAGGTAAGATTCACAATTAACCTTTTGTGATTTTGGCTGCACCGATAGGCAAAAAAGCTGTCACTCAATGAATTCTGACACTGAGACTTTGAAGAGGTTTACACATCGCTGTGGTCACTGCTTGGCTGTAAAATGAGTTATTTTGCTTATGCCTGTGCATCACATGAAAAGTAAGCAAATACTTATCTGTTTATGTTTGTGTCTTATcacattgttttcttcttttttataatgttatcattattttattttggaagaTAACCATGTGAGGACCTGGCTTATGCAGATTTTTTTGGCTTTGTTCCATCAGTTTTACTTATAAAAAGTTCCGATTTTTATCCAATGTAGTAGATGTGTTGTTGAAACCTTACAAAATAAACTGGGCCTTTTTATGTGCTACTTGAGAACGTGGCTtgacaaaatgaaaa
It encodes the following:
- the LOC138241011 gene encoding acyl-coenzyme A thioesterase 1-like isoform X1, whose amino-acid sequence is MLLFSHLRTGVSAGKSAVFCFHWTWKRFLHVGTRVTMSPVRVQVEPDSKCLFDRPVTVKVEGLSPHQPVALRATLTGDKGDVFASVARYQADERGLIDLSQSASLGGDYTGVQPMGFLWALKPLKPLRRLMKRDMATPFTVHITVHGQAAGSVESTTPPLASCLHERSFLGEGVKRIPVREGRIRGTVFLPRVSELMDRFSSGDGPFPGVIDLGGTAGGLLEHRGCLLANHGFVTMVLAYFGFEDLPQNMDEFHLEYFEEALHFFQALPQVRENSIGVLGLSKGADLALSMASFLSGISAVVNVSGCYANFQCQLHYKGTTLPALKCYPEKIKVDQASGLLNFSEAYDDPRDPGCQAVVPIERASARFLFVAGEDDKVWNASLYASEAAKRLISHGKERPEVLIFPGTGHIIEPPYFPHCHSSFHKVINAPVLWGGQAESHAFAQEEAWRRIRQFFLDNLGAAGCRQSKL
- the LOC138241011 gene encoding acyl-coenzyme A thioesterase 1-like isoform X2, whose translation is MLLFSHLRTGVSAGKSAVFCFHWTWKRFLHVGTRVTMSPVRVQVEPDSKCLFDRPVTVKVEGLSPHQPVALRATLTGDKGDVFASVARYQADERGLIDLSQSASLGGDYTGVQPMGFLWALKPLKPLRRLMKRDMATPFTVHITVHGQAAGSVESTTPPLASCLHERSFLGEGVKRIPVREGRIRGTVFLPRGDGPFPGVIDLGGTAGGLLEHRGCLLANHGFVTMVLAYFGFEDLPQNMDEFHLEYFEEALHFFQALPQVRENSIGVLGLSKGADLALSMASFLSGISAVVNVSGCYANFQCQLHYKGTTLPALKCYPEKIKVDQASGLLNFSEAYDDPRDPGCQAVVPIERASARFLFVAGEDDKVWNASLYASEAAKRLISHGKERPEVLIFPGTGHIIEPPYFPHCHSSFHKVINAPVLWGGQAESHAFAQEEAWRRIRQFFLDNLGAAGCRQSKL